From a region of the Streptomyces tirandamycinicus genome:
- a CDS encoding amidohydrolase family protein yields MPIIDVHAHVGRWQFHLTCGDADDNLRLMDRYGIDLQLVSASEAVVYDAVAGNAALAKELASRPRLHGYAVVNPNRIEESAADLRRCLDSGRFVGAKIHTHYPGRLPGSREMAEAFDVVAEAGVPLLLHTWGREVLQLPEMVASRPGLRVIMGHAGGDAWREAAHAAASCEGLYLEHCRTAADAGRVAYAREAGVPVERMLFGTDATLIDPCWSLGVLRDAGFTPAELDRVLWRNAADLFGLQVAS; encoded by the coding sequence ATGCCGATCATCGACGTGCACGCCCATGTGGGGCGCTGGCAGTTCCACCTCACCTGCGGCGACGCCGACGACAACCTGCGTCTGATGGACCGTTACGGCATCGACCTCCAGCTGGTCTCGGCGTCGGAGGCGGTGGTCTACGACGCGGTCGCCGGGAACGCGGCGCTGGCCAAGGAGCTGGCGTCCCGGCCGCGTCTGCACGGGTACGCCGTGGTGAACCCGAACCGGATCGAGGAGAGCGCCGCGGATCTGCGCCGCTGCCTGGACTCCGGGCGGTTCGTCGGGGCGAAGATCCACACGCACTATCCGGGGCGGCTGCCCGGCTCGCGGGAGATGGCCGAGGCGTTCGACGTGGTCGCCGAGGCGGGCGTACCGCTGCTGCTGCACACCTGGGGGCGCGAGGTCCTGCAGCTGCCCGAGATGGTGGCCTCCCGCCCGGGACTCCGGGTGATCATGGGCCACGCGGGCGGCGACGCCTGGCGCGAGGCGGCGCACGCAGCCGCCTCGTGCGAGGGGCTGTACCTGGAGCACTGCCGAACCGCCGCCGACGCGGGCCGGGTCGCCTACGCGCGGGAGGCCGGGGTTCCGGTGGAGCGGATGCTGTTCGGCACGGACGCGACGCTGATCGACCCCTGCTGGTCGCTGGGCGTGCTGCGGGACGCCGGGTTCACCCCCGCGGAACTGGACCGGGTGCTGTGGCGGAACGCGGCGGACCTGTTCGGACTCCAGGTCGCCTCCTGA
- a CDS encoding amidohydrolase family protein, whose amino-acid sequence MSTSTAVDRDRTPAYDWLTPSPREQIGWDVDVLYGPWPRHHRDVTLAEVRRRLDRSPVCGALALSTRGPLFDDRAGNEETLRDLADCPELLPVGTVDVRDAMTAEDRLDELAAAGVRFLRLFTVEQAADPGFPGYRRVVGLALERGMVLLHDGDPRRYGPALMDRGADVVFLDLHAYLLADFLLMAREEPGFRVTTRMLSGPDSVERVVHSVGARHLVFGSRTPFMDISPATLRLRYADISDDERDAVATGNIEELLS is encoded by the coding sequence ATGAGCACGAGCACGGCCGTGGACCGCGACCGGACGCCCGCGTACGACTGGCTGACACCGTCTCCGCGGGAGCAGATCGGCTGGGACGTGGACGTGCTGTACGGGCCGTGGCCCCGGCACCACCGGGACGTCACGCTCGCGGAGGTGCGCCGGCGCCTCGACCGCTCCCCCGTGTGCGGCGCCCTGGCCCTGTCCACGCGCGGGCCGCTGTTCGACGACCGGGCGGGCAACGAGGAGACGCTGCGCGACCTGGCGGACTGCCCGGAGCTGCTGCCGGTGGGAACCGTCGACGTCCGGGACGCGATGACCGCCGAGGACCGGCTGGACGAGCTGGCGGCGGCGGGGGTGCGCTTCCTGCGGCTGTTCACCGTCGAGCAGGCCGCCGACCCGGGCTTCCCCGGCTACCGGCGGGTGGTCGGCCTGGCCCTGGAGCGCGGGATGGTGCTGCTCCACGACGGCGACCCGCGGCGCTACGGCCCTGCGCTGATGGACCGGGGCGCCGATGTGGTCTTCCTGGACCTGCACGCCTATCTGCTGGCGGACTTCCTGCTGATGGCGCGTGAGGAGCCGGGGTTCCGGGTCACCACACGGATGCTGTCGGGGCCCGACTCCGTCGAGCGGGTGGTGCACTCGGTGGGGGCCCGCCATCTCGTCTTCGGCTCGCGCACCCCGTTCATGGACATCTCGCCGGCGACCCTGCGGTTGCGGTACGCGGACATCTCCGACGACGAGCGCGACGCCGTCGCCACGGGGAACATCGAGGAGCTGCTGAGCTGA
- a CDS encoding DegT/DnrJ/EryC1/StrS family aminotransferase — protein MPQREMPLPTVLEPRGRTFGEEERAAVLRVLDSAVLCGAFGREARELEAEMAALYGRAEAVSSSSGTAALHLALAAAGVGPGDEVVTTPISDFGTVAPILAQGARVVFADVRADDGTLDPDAVEAAITPRTRAVVAVHLFGGAADVARLREVCDRHGLLLVEDCAQAWLGEDEDGRLLGTVGDIACFSLQQYKHITAGDGGLSITDDPELARGMRLFMDKGWDRAEGRIHRTMGLNYRMTELVAAVARAQLARVSEVVRVRRERAARFAAAVERLGPSAGVRLPSRRAGHAWWVMPLLVDDNSRWAKGLQAVGVPALPGYLERPLYANPALSGHPPGPCPRAETLIGRTLLVLQWNEGYTEDDVDRIARALGGVGAR, from the coding sequence ATGCCGCAACGGGAAATGCCACTGCCCACGGTTCTCGAACCGCGCGGCAGGACCTTCGGCGAGGAGGAGCGCGCCGCGGTGCTGCGGGTCCTCGACTCGGCGGTCCTGTGCGGGGCGTTCGGCCGGGAGGCCCGCGAGCTGGAGGCGGAGATGGCGGCGCTGTACGGGCGCGCCGAGGCCGTGTCGTCCAGTTCCGGCACGGCCGCCCTGCATCTCGCGCTCGCGGCCGCCGGGGTGGGCCCCGGGGACGAGGTCGTCACCACCCCCATCTCGGACTTCGGGACGGTCGCGCCGATCCTCGCCCAGGGCGCCCGGGTGGTGTTCGCGGACGTACGGGCCGACGACGGCACCCTCGACCCGGACGCGGTGGAGGCGGCGATCACCCCCCGCACCCGGGCGGTCGTCGCGGTCCATCTCTTCGGCGGCGCGGCGGACGTGGCCCGGCTGCGGGAGGTCTGCGACCGGCACGGGCTCCTCCTGGTCGAGGACTGCGCGCAGGCGTGGCTGGGCGAGGACGAGGACGGCCGGCTGCTCGGCACCGTCGGCGACATCGCCTGCTTCAGCCTCCAGCAGTACAAGCACATCACGGCGGGCGACGGCGGTCTGAGCATCACGGACGATCCGGAACTGGCGCGCGGGATGCGGCTGTTCATGGACAAGGGCTGGGACCGCGCGGAGGGCCGCATCCACCGCACGATGGGACTGAACTACCGGATGACGGAGCTCGTCGCGGCGGTCGCGCGGGCCCAGCTCGCCAGGGTCTCCGAGGTCGTGCGGGTGCGGCGGGAGCGGGCCGCCCGGTTCGCGGCGGCCGTGGAGCGGCTCGGCCCGTCCGCCGGGGTCCGTCTCCCGTCGCGGCGGGCCGGGCACGCCTGGTGGGTGATGCCGCTGCTGGTGGACGACAACTCCCGCTGGGCGAAGGGTCTTCAGGCCGTGGGCGTACCCGCGCTGCCGGGCTATCTGGAGCGGCCGCTGTACGCCAATCCGGCACTCTCGGGGCATCCGCCGGGCCCGTGTCCCCGGGCGGAGACGCTGATCGGCCGTACGCTGCTGGTGCTCCAGTGGAACGAGGGGTACACCGAGGACGACGTCGACCGGATCGCCCGGGCACTGGGCGGGGTGGGAGCGCGATGA